The Agromyces sp. LHK192 genome includes a window with the following:
- a CDS encoding MoxR family ATPase, protein MTDQHPNDDELRGALDRVRTEVGKAVVGQDGAVTGLIIALLANGHVLLEGVPGVAKTLLVRTLSRTLRLETRRVQFTPDLMPGDVTGSLAYDPRTGEFEFREGPVFTNILLADEINRTPPKTQSALLEAMEERQVSADGVTRPLPVPFLVAATQNPIEYEGTYSLPEAQLDRFLLKLVLDVPERAAEVALLRRHADGFDPHDLAAAGVEPALGADELALARAAAARVGVSDDVLAYLVDLARATRVSPSLRLGVSPRGVAGLLAAAKAWGWLTGYASLTPDHVQAMLLPVWRHRVQLRPEAELEGVSVDQVLRSIVQQVQVPL, encoded by the coding sequence ATGACCGACCAGCATCCGAACGACGACGAGCTGAGGGGCGCGCTCGACCGCGTCCGCACCGAGGTCGGCAAGGCCGTCGTCGGCCAGGACGGCGCGGTGACCGGCCTCATCATCGCCCTCCTCGCGAACGGCCATGTCCTGCTCGAAGGCGTCCCGGGCGTCGCGAAGACGCTGCTCGTGCGCACGCTCAGCCGCACCCTCCGGCTGGAGACCCGACGCGTGCAGTTCACTCCCGACCTGATGCCCGGCGATGTCACCGGGTCGCTGGCGTACGACCCGCGCACCGGCGAGTTCGAGTTCCGCGAGGGCCCGGTGTTCACGAACATCCTGCTCGCCGACGAGATCAACCGGACGCCGCCGAAGACGCAGTCCGCACTGCTCGAGGCGATGGAGGAACGACAGGTGTCGGCCGACGGCGTCACCCGGCCGCTCCCCGTGCCGTTCCTCGTCGCGGCGACGCAGAACCCGATCGAGTACGAAGGCACCTACTCGCTCCCGGAGGCGCAGCTCGACCGGTTCCTGCTGAAGCTCGTCCTCGACGTCCCGGAGCGCGCGGCGGAGGTCGCCCTGCTCCGTCGGCACGCCGACGGATTCGATCCGCACGACCTGGCCGCGGCCGGAGTCGAGCCCGCGCTCGGCGCGGACGAACTCGCGCTCGCGCGCGCCGCAGCCGCCCGCGTGGGCGTCTCCGACGACGTGCTCGCGTACCTCGTCGACCTCGCCCGCGCGACCCGGGTGAGCCCGTCGCTGCGGCTCGGCGTGAGTCCCCGAGGCGTCGCCGGCCTCCTCGCGGCGGCGAAGGCGTGGGGCTGGCTCACCGGATACGCCTCGCTGACCCCCGACCACGTGCAGGCCATGCTGCTGCCCGTCTGGCGGCACCGGGTGCAACTGCGGCCCGAGGCGGAGCTCGAGGGCGTCTCGGTCGACCAGGTGCTGCGCAGCATCGTCCAGCAGGTGCAGGTGCCGCTCTGA